A stretch of the Panicum virgatum strain AP13 chromosome 9N, P.virgatum_v5, whole genome shotgun sequence genome encodes the following:
- the LOC120688257 gene encoding syntaxin-121-like: MNNLFSSSWKRVGGGGGDGDIESGGVELSAPPGAAAGASLDKFFEDVESIKDELRDLERIQRSLHDANEGGKSLHDAAAVRELRSRMDADVAAAIKKAKVVKLRLESLDRANAANRSVPGCGPGSSTDRTRTSVVAGLRKKLRDSMEAFSSLRSRIASEYRDTVARRYFTVTGSQPDEATLDALAESGEGERFLQRAIAEQGRGEVLGVVAEIQERHGAVAELERSLRELQQVFNDMAVLVAAQGEQLDDIEGNVGRARSFVDRGREQLQVARKHQRSTRKWTCIGILILLVIILVIVLPIVLKTVNNNKSN, translated from the coding sequence ATGAACAACCTGTTCTCGAGCTCGTGGaagcgcgtcggcggcggcggtggggacgGGGACATCGAGTCCGGCGGCGTGGAGCTGTCCGCGCCGCCGGGtgccgcggcgggggcgagccTGGACAAGTTCTTCGAGGACGTGGAGTCCATCAAGGACGAGCTCCGCGACCTGGAGCGCATCCAGCGCTCCCTCCACGACGCCAACGAGGGCGGCAAGTCGCTGCACGACGCGGCGGCCGTGcgcgagctccggtcccggatGGACGCCGACGTCGCCGCGGCGATCAAGAAGGCCAAGGTGGTGAAGCTCCGGCTCGAGTCCCTGGACCGCGCCAACGCCGCGAACCGGTCGGTGCCCGGGTGCGGCCCGGGGTCCTCCACCGACCGCACCCGGACGTCCGTGGTGGCCGGGCTCCGCAAGAAGCTCCGGGACTCGATGGAGGCCTTCTCCTCCCTCCGGTCTCGCATCGCGTCCGAGTACCGCGACACGGTGGCGCGGCGGTACTTCACGGTGACGGGGTCGCAGCCGGACGAGGCGACCCTGGACGCGCTGGCGGAGTCCGGCGAGGGAGAGCGGTTCCTGCAGCGCGCGATCGCGGAGCAGGGGCGCGGGGAGGTGCTGGGCGTGGTGGCGGAGATCCAGGAGCGGcacggcgcggtggcggagctGGAGCGCAGCCTGCGGGAGCTGCAGCAGGTGTTCAACGACATGGCGGtgctggtggcggcgcagggggagCAGCTGGACGACATCGAGGGCAACGTGGGGCGCGCCCGCTCCTTCGTCGACCGCGGCCGGGAGCAGCTGCAGGTGGCGCGGAAGCACCAGAGGAGCACGCGCAAGTGGACGTGCATCGGCATCCTCATCCTCCTCGTCATCATCCTCGTCATCGTCCTCCCCATCGTGCTCAAGACCGTCAACAACAACAAGAGCAACTAG
- the LOC120688258 gene encoding uncharacterized protein LOC120688258, with translation MAATSPRRLPVPAAVLLLLAYVAAGDDRNGVYDPCADTTVRRGDGFTLGVAFAGRDAFSSGGVQLSPCDSRLGLANNRAQVALFRPQVDEISLLTVNSSSFDPSSNSSMVAFAGRKYAARSPPVFVGNMSFTVTSFTLVLEFQKGRLQNLFWKGGDCSSCSGRPDFACVDGGCAVRTASCRGKGGQADCSPGIQLAFSGTDKHEAVLNSWYEVSRLRQYSLFGLFSNLRDSLTSQFSSFF, from the exons ATGGCGGCGACGTCGCCGAGGCGTCTGCCGGTGCCGGccgccgtgctcctcctcctcgcgtaCGTGGCCGCGGGCGACGACCGCAACGGCGTGTACGACCCGTGCGCGGACACGAcggtgcggcgcggcgacgggTTCACCCTCGGCGTGGCCTTCGCGGGCCGCGACGCCTTCTCCTCCGGCGGCGTGCAGCTCTCCCCCTGCGACAGCCGCCTCGGGCTCGCCAACAACCGCGCGCAGGTCGCGCTCTTCCGCCCCCAGGTCGACGAGATTTCGCTCCTCACCGTCAACTCCTCCTCCTTCGACCCG TCATCAAACTCCAGCATGGTCGCTTTCGCCGGGAGGAAGTACGCGGCGAGGTCGCCCCCGGTTTTCGTCGGCAACATGTCGTTCACGGTGACCAGCTTCACCCTGGTGCTGGAGTTCCAGAAGGGCAGGCTGCAGAACCTGTTCTGGAAGGGCGGCGACTGCTCGTCGTGCTCCGGGCGCCCCGACTTCGCGTGCGTGGACGGGGGCTGCGCGGTGAGGACGGCGAGCTGCAGGGGCAAGGGCGGGCAGGCGGACTGCAGCCCGGGCATCCAGCTCGCCTTCTCCGGCACGGACAAGCACGAGGCCGTGCTCAACTCGTGGTACGAGGTGTCCAGGCTCCGCCAGTACTCCCTGTTCGGGCTCTTCTCCAACCTCAGGGACTCGCTCACCAGCCAGTTCAGCAGCTTCTTCTAG